Genomic DNA from Brassica rapa cultivar Chiifu-401-42 chromosome A04, CAAS_Brap_v3.01, whole genome shotgun sequence:
actctattatagagtgaaatatagaggaatgtcatattttactctatatttggagtgaaaaagtgacattcctctatatttcactatataatagagtaactctattatagagtaacaccattggagcaaaagttacactataatagagttactctatttttgtgtaaattatagaggaaaaaatagagtgcccttggagatggtctaagtaaGTTGCGGTTCTTGGTTTTGATTCTTAGTAACTACaatctttttcctttttccttgttttaaaatttgttccggcctaaattttttttaagcttccggcctaattttttttttacaattttcaggGCCGGGCCTgagacatatttaaaaaaaacttctgAGACATATAATTAAACTCAAAAACAAGAGTTAAAAGAAAATGGTCTTGATAATCTCCTTCATTCCACCTTGAGTTTGAGATAGCCGATGATTATTTACCTTCCTATCATAAGATCTTTTTGGAAATAACGTTTACCAATTCATTAACTTCAAACTACGCCAAAATCGCAATAATGATTGGTAACTGCGAATGTTTAAAATGACATTATTCTACAAACTCgatcaagaaaatagttaagaCTTTGTTTCGTTTCTCTTCAATTTTAAGTCGGCATGaactaagatatatatatatatatgttgattaAATGAAATTCATCTTTGTTAAAGAATATCTCTTGAACACTCTTTTGATAAACTACAtcacaaaaacatataaattaaacgATGTGATGATCATAGAAAATCTACCTTTAGCCTTTAGGCAGGGTCAAAATCTAACGGCCCCAACAGCCTTTAGATTTATGTACAAGTAATCTCATCTTTTCAGATACGCTCATTGACTTCTTATTTTAGCCAGATGCTTTAGACAAGCGTACTTTTCTTTAACACCCATATTATAAAcaacaattatataaaatgaaaattttgtttctatTAAGTCACCTTTTCGTAAATACTGAAATttccatttataaaataaaaattaattaacacTAAAAGTGTATATGCGTATATACGTCGTTCGTTGGTTAATAAGAACTTCAATTACCTCATATACTTCTTGATAACGTGACGTAGCTCACCATTGTCATGGTATAATGACTAGTTCACTACCGTCATCgatcaaaatttaaaacaatgaTGATGCGTAATTGGTTCTCTAAGCAACAGTTTTCTTATGATTTATTCAAAGTCAATATACAGCTTTCGAAGACTTACCAATTAAATAAGATCTATCACAAGATGCATTCACACATTTacgtatataatatatatatacatattacaCTTTTGTTGTCTATCCTCTCTACATCCCTATATGTATCTTTACTTATAAGCTTTTGCTAAACCCAAAAAATGGAAACTAAAATGGTTTCAAAAGCCAAAAGACTTCACTTTGTTCTGATCCCTCTCATGGCTCAAGGGCATCTGATTCCCATGGTTGATATCTCCAAGCTTCTTGCGCGACAAGGCATCATTGTTACCATAATTTCAACACCTCAAAATGCTTCTAGGTTTGAGAAGACACTTGATAGGGCGAGATCGGAGTCAAATCTCGAGATCAACGTTGTAAAATTTCCTTTTGCTTACAAAGAGTTCGGTCTTCCCAAAAATTGTGAGACTCTTGACACTTTGCCCTCCAAAGACCTCCTACGAAAATTCTATGACGCTGTGGATAAACTTCAGGAGCCATTAGAAATgtttcttgagggacaagaaaCCCCTCCAAGTTGCATAATCTCCGATAAATGCTTTTCTTGGACGTCAACAACTGCTAAAAGGTTCAAAATCCCCAGGATTGTGTTCCATGGAATGTGTTGTTTCTCTCTATTGAGTTCGCACAACGTCCATCTTCATAGCCCACACCTCTCGGTTACTTCAGACTTAGAGCCTTTTTCTATACCAGGAATGCCACATATGGTCGAGATAGCTAGAGCTCAGTTACCTGGTGCCTTTCAGAAGTTAGCAAATATGGATGATGTTAGAGAGAAGATGCGTGAAGCTGAATCAGAAGCCTTTGGGGTGATTGTTAATAGCTTCCAAGAACTGGAGCCTGGCTATGCAGAGGCTTACGCTGAAGCCATCAAGAAGAAGGTATGGTTAGTTGGACCCGTTTCTTTATGTAACGATCGTATGGTGGACTTGTTTGATAGAGGAAACAACTGTAACATAGCTATAAGCGAGACAGAATGCTTGAAGTTTCTTGATTCGATGAGACCAAGGTCAGTAATATATGTTTGTCTAGGTAGCCTCTGTAGGCTAATTCCTAATCAATTGATACagctagggttagggttagaaGAATCTGGTAAGCCCTTTATTTGGGTGGTCAAGACGGAGGAAAAACACATGAATGAGATAAATGAATGGATGAAACGCGAAATGTTCGAAGAGAGAGTTAGTGGAAGAGGGATAGTGATAAAGGGTTGGAGTCCTCAGGCTATGATACTTTCACATGGCTCTACTGGAGGGTTCTTGACGCATTGCGGTTGGAACTCAACGATCGAAGGGATATGTTTTGGTGTACCAATGATCACATGGCCATTGTTTGCTGAACAGTTTCTCAATGAGAAACTTGTTGTGGAGGTATTAAAGGTTGGGGTTAGGGTTGGGGTGGAGATCCCGGTGAGATGGGGAGACGAGGAAAGACTTGGAGTGTTGGTCAAGAAACATAATGTTGTGAAAGCTATAAAGCTTTTGATGGACGAAGATTGTCAGCATGCaactgaagatgatgatgatagtgAATTCTTGAGACGTAGGACACGTATTCAAGAACTTGCAGTAATGGCGAGAAAGGCTGTGGAACTGAAAGGATCTTCGAGTAGTAATGTTTCATCCTTAATCCAAGATGTCTTAGACCAATTGAGTCTCGAATAGAACAGTCtaagttattatataataacgAAAGGACatcttgatcttgtttagaacaaGAAAAGTTGCAATATTGCTACATGAAAATGTTCAGAAGtaagatatttattttctaacatatattttagaacTATTATTTACGAAATGATTTTTCGCattcgagctctcacgttataAGTTAAATCGGTAAATattgtttatacccttaatgaataaaatatataaattagttaaaataataacgaatttgaattttttttaaataatataagtggttaaaattaataataagaactatcaaaaatataaatatattttaaaataaaaagagaattcCTATAAATATGtgttgttatttaaaatatatattttaataaaaaaaattcaaaaacacaaaacacaaaacaaagtatTAACGAAgtaaaattcttatttttatataattgaaagATAATATTGAGTGATTTCTAAGACTAATTTATTAGTGATGAATATAGTATAcaaagaaatttttaaaaattataatacgtaataattttcaaaagaaaacataaaccaTAATTTATCATTATCATCTCTTAATTAATAACTAGAGATTGATTCGCGCATCCACGCATGTATTGGTTCTTACATTTTTAcacattaatatttattttttataattagaattatatattttagatgagttgtaatataactaattgtttTCAAAAGACTTGGACCGAATcagataatatggttatttttggtacaaatattcaaaacaatttgatacatttattatttagatatttttaggttcataTACATCAGAACCATACTCATCCAGACCCATAGAAGGACTCAACTCAAAacccacacataaatttataatattcaagctAGGCctaatttcaaacaaaaaaaattatatccgGAAAAAACAACCCATACCTAAATAATAGTCAatgttcatgcctaactgattttataaactaataaaaaaagacttttttatgtatttgactaaattaagtgaaataaaaagagtttttttatttagtaatgtAATTATATTGAGTGAAAAGTTAAGTGACAgtaaatgtaatatatttttattattttggtttaaattattattttattcacaaaaacatgtctttgaattatgtttttagctACGCAATCTTCCACtgattgaaactaaaataattgtttttagtaaaacaaactaaatcAAACGTTTAATCACATGCAAAATtcagttattttacatttttgatttcataattggcaaaaaaattaatgttgattaactaatGTATAAAAATCTGCACTATT
This window encodes:
- the LOC103863436 gene encoding UDP-glycosyltransferase 73D1 → METKMVSKAKRLHFVLIPLMAQGHLIPMVDISKLLARQGIIVTIISTPQNASRFEKTLDRARSESNLEINVVKFPFAYKEFGLPKNCETLDTLPSKDLLRKFYDAVDKLQEPLEMFLEGQETPPSCIISDKCFSWTSTTAKRFKIPRIVFHGMCCFSLLSSHNVHLHSPHLSVTSDLEPFSIPGMPHMVEIARAQLPGAFQKLANMDDVREKMREAESEAFGVIVNSFQELEPGYAEAYAEAIKKKVWLVGPVSLCNDRMVDLFDRGNNCNIAISETECLKFLDSMRPRSVIYVCLGSLCRLIPNQLIQLGLGLEESGKPFIWVVKTEEKHMNEINEWMKREMFEERVSGRGIVIKGWSPQAMILSHGSTGGFLTHCGWNSTIEGICFGVPMITWPLFAEQFLNEKLVVEVLKVGVRVGVEIPVRWGDEERLGVLVKKHNVVKAIKLLMDEDCQHATEDDDDSEFLRRRTRIQELAVMARKAVELKGSSSSNVSSLIQDVLDQLSLE